The following proteins are co-located in the Alcaligenes faecalis genome:
- the rplU gene encoding 50S ribosomal protein L21 yields MYAVIKTGGKQYRITAGQKLKIEQIPADIGQEISLDQVLSVGEGEALQIGAPFVAGAVVKATVLAQGRHDKIKIFKMRRRKHYRKTQGHRQNYTEIRIEAINA; encoded by the coding sequence ATGTACGCGGTTATAAAAACCGGCGGTAAGCAATATCGCATTACTGCTGGCCAAAAACTCAAAATAGAACAGATACCGGCAGACATTGGGCAAGAAATTTCGCTTGACCAGGTTCTGTCCGTCGGCGAAGGTGAAGCACTGCAAATCGGTGCTCCTTTCGTTGCTGGTGCTGTGGTCAAGGCTACTGTTCTTGCGCAAGGCCGTCACGACAAAATCAAGATTTTCAAAATGCGCCGTCGCAAGCACTACCGCAAAACGCAAGGCCATCGTCAAAACTACACTGAAATCCGCATCGAAGCGATCAACGCCTAA
- a CDS encoding CsbD family protein, whose amino-acid sequence MNKDTIEGKWKQLAGKARSVWGEITDDDWAKIKGDATQLAGLVQERYGRTREEAEREVKDFYDKYDR is encoded by the coding sequence ATGAATAAGGACACGATCGAAGGCAAATGGAAACAACTGGCAGGCAAGGCACGCAGTGTCTGGGGCGAGATCACCGATGATGATTGGGCCAAGATCAAGGGCGATGCCACTCAACTGGCTGGTTTGGTGCAAGAACGCTATGGCCGTACCCGCGAAGAGGCAGAGCGCGAAGTAAAAGATTTCTACGACAAGTACGACCGTTAG
- a CDS encoding DUF1328 domain-containing protein: MLYYAVIFFIVAIVAAVLGFGGIAAGAASIAKILFVVFLILAVLSLVKGMGKK; encoded by the coding sequence ATGCTTTACTACGCTGTCATCTTTTTTATTGTTGCTATTGTGGCCGCTGTGTTGGGCTTTGGTGGTATTGCCGCCGGTGCTGCGTCCATCGCCAAAATTCTATTTGTTGTGTTCTTGATTCTTGCGGTGCTCTCGCTGGTCAAGGGCATGGGCAAGAAATAG
- the rpmA gene encoding 50S ribosomal protein L27, which translates to MAQKKGGGSTRNGRDSQAKRLGVKVYGGQVISAGGIIVRQRGTQFHPGVNVGIGKDHTLFSLVDGKVKFSITGALNKRTVSVVAGE; encoded by the coding sequence ATGGCACAGAAGAAAGGCGGCGGCTCTACGCGGAACGGCCGTGACTCACAGGCCAAACGTCTGGGCGTTAAAGTCTACGGCGGTCAGGTAATTTCGGCTGGCGGCATCATTGTTCGTCAGCGTGGCACTCAGTTTCACCCCGGCGTGAACGTGGGCATTGGTAAAGACCACACCCTGTTCTCCCTGGTCGATGGCAAAGTCAAATTTTCCATCACGGGTGCTCTGAACAAGCGTACCGTTTCGGTCGTTGCTGGCGAATAA